A region from the Streptomyces sp. 3214.6 genome encodes:
- the asnB gene encoding asparagine synthase (glutamine-hydrolyzing) — MCGIAGTYRWPDGKAVADRLTDTLAHRGPDAGGRYGHAAGDGEVHLGHRRLAIIDLSETGAQPMVSGGLALTYNGELYNAPELRAELAATGVRFRGTSDTEVLLEAWRRWGTDCLPRLRGMFAFGIFDERTGDLVLARDQLGIKPLFLLRRGEGLVFASELKALAAVTGGSLQVDPAALVASLLYYWVPDSRCALREAEKLPPGSWLRCRPDGRVERGRFWNLRDVAAEGRERARSGEQPDLAAVVEESTRRHLMADVPVATFLSGGLDSSYLTALAARHQPGISAYTIGFRAEDARFEAMPDDLRYARQVAQRFGVDLHEIEIAPNVLDLLPQMTYHLDEPIGDPAAINTFLICSAAREAGVKVMLSGMGADELFAGYRKHLANLLALRYQRVPRPLRRGLSAAVDRLPVASARRGYRSVRFAKRFLSFADLPEETAFRRSYTMYDQDELLALIDPDLAGTVDDVLTEHADVYRDNDLDDFVNRMCLGDARMFLPGLNLTYTDRSSMAASTEVRTPYVDVEVVKAAFAIPGDRKIVGRQGKAVLKEAAASILPREIVYRPKGLFSAPLRAWMSRDLAPLVREVVNDGVLVRSGFLRRDALARMVAEDAAGQRDFSKHLWHVLTLEYWYRGATSRAGQNSSLTA, encoded by the coding sequence ATGTGTGGAATCGCAGGCACTTACCGATGGCCGGACGGGAAGGCCGTGGCCGACCGGCTCACCGACACCCTCGCCCACCGCGGTCCGGACGCGGGGGGACGGTACGGCCACGCCGCCGGTGACGGCGAAGTACACCTCGGGCACCGCCGGCTGGCCATCATCGACCTGTCCGAGACCGGCGCCCAGCCGATGGTCTCGGGCGGCCTCGCCCTGACGTACAACGGCGAGCTGTACAACGCGCCCGAGCTGCGTGCCGAGCTGGCGGCCACCGGGGTGCGCTTCCGCGGCACCTCCGACACCGAGGTGCTGCTGGAGGCCTGGCGGCGCTGGGGCACGGACTGCCTGCCCCGGCTGCGTGGCATGTTCGCGTTCGGGATCTTCGACGAGCGGACCGGTGACCTGGTGCTCGCCCGGGACCAGCTCGGCATCAAGCCGCTGTTCCTGCTCCGGCGCGGCGAGGGTCTGGTGTTCGCGTCGGAGCTCAAGGCGCTCGCCGCCGTGACCGGCGGGTCGCTGCAGGTGGACCCGGCGGCGCTGGTGGCCTCGCTGCTGTACTACTGGGTGCCGGACTCACGGTGCGCGTTGCGCGAAGCGGAGAAGCTGCCGCCGGGGAGCTGGCTCAGGTGCCGGCCCGACGGCCGGGTGGAGCGCGGCCGGTTCTGGAACCTGAGGGACGTCGCCGCCGAGGGCCGGGAGCGGGCCCGCAGCGGCGAGCAGCCGGACCTCGCTGCCGTCGTCGAGGAGTCGACCCGGCGCCATCTGATGGCCGACGTGCCCGTGGCGACCTTCCTCTCCGGCGGCCTCGACTCCAGCTATCTGACCGCGCTGGCGGCCCGCCACCAACCGGGGATCTCCGCCTACACGATCGGCTTCCGCGCCGAGGACGCCAGGTTCGAGGCGATGCCGGACGACCTGCGCTATGCCCGGCAGGTGGCCCAGCGGTTCGGCGTCGACCTGCACGAGATAGAGATCGCTCCGAACGTGCTCGACCTGCTGCCGCAGATGACGTACCACCTGGACGAGCCCATCGGCGACCCCGCGGCGATCAACACGTTCCTGATCTGCTCGGCCGCCCGGGAGGCCGGGGTCAAGGTGATGCTCTCGGGGATGGGCGCCGACGAGCTGTTCGCCGGCTACCGCAAGCACCTGGCCAACCTGCTCGCGCTGCGCTACCAGCGCGTCCCACGGCCCCTGCGGCGTGGCCTGTCCGCGGCCGTGGACCGGCTGCCGGTCGCCTCGGCCCGCCGGGGATACCGGTCGGTGCGCTTCGCGAAGCGATTCCTCTCCTTCGCCGATCTGCCGGAGGAGACCGCGTTCCGGCGCAGCTACACCATGTACGACCAGGACGAGCTGCTCGCCCTGATCGACCCGGACCTGGCCGGGACGGTCGACGACGTGCTGACCGAGCACGCGGACGTCTACCGGGACAACGACCTCGACGACTTCGTCAACCGCATGTGCCTGGGCGACGCCCGGATGTTCCTGCCGGGCCTCAACCTCACGTACACGGACCGCTCCAGCATGGCCGCGTCGACCGAGGTACGGACGCCGTACGTGGACGTCGAGGTGGTCAAGGCGGCGTTCGCGATCCCCGGCGACCGCAAGATCGTCGGACGGCAGGGCAAGGCCGTCCTCAAGGAGGCGGCCGCCTCGATCCTGCCCCGGGAGATCGTGTACCGGCCCAAGGGCCTGTTCAGCGCCCCGCTGCGCGCCTGGATGAGCCGGGATCTGGCGCCGCTGGTGCGCGAGGTGGTCAACGACGGCGTGCTCGTCCGTTCCGGGTTCCTGCGCCGCGACGCGCTGGCGCGGATGGTCGCCGAGGACGCCGCCGGACAGCGGGACTTCTCCAAGCATCTGTGGCATGTGCTGACCCTCGAGTACTGGTATCGCGGCGCGACCTCCCGGGCCGGCCAGAACTCGTCCTTGACGGCGTAG
- a CDS encoding Wzz/FepE/Etk N-terminal domain-containing protein, translating to MTTSTTSESSTAAPLLDLQSLVVAVRRRRRLWCSMALLGLFAGVAVAVLLPPPPSAVTKVLVAHQEDQPNDPGTLIRTDVALLQTTRIADAALQSLKSSEKPEDFMQDYGGAGLTNNLLQINVTGASDAEAVARAKALADAFIADHVRRIQQAADAQAMALLAQRDRLQDELAQVNASIGDASPDSGPKGSANLESLFARRAELTSRITDFGQRAAEARVGTPQLIAGTQIVDAPRAVAHSLPRTAATDAAIGLVLGLALGLAVAAVGTVVADRPVLRREIAANLGVSVIAELPSRSAGPWQRRRIRAARERLTASLARTVRGSAEPVSLLELGSARSTSVIALDLAGALAADGPVVVIDALPGQELAGRRPKPGDPTVVSGEHATAVSHEELRLGVGSVAPGTAWTDLQYLGTRSVLVVRAGHGSAAWLHTVARQLADQRIAVIGVVLIDPDPRDRTDGTLWDGLHTALRGVHERPARHNGGGTSHAVQAVGDGRRQTERLPMWAARVPDNDQEAR from the coding sequence GTGACCACGAGCACGACTTCGGAGTCGTCGACCGCCGCTCCGCTGCTGGACCTGCAGTCACTGGTGGTGGCGGTGCGCAGGCGCCGCCGCCTCTGGTGCTCCATGGCACTGCTGGGGCTGTTCGCCGGCGTGGCGGTGGCGGTCCTGCTGCCGCCGCCACCGAGCGCGGTGACCAAGGTGCTGGTCGCCCATCAGGAGGACCAGCCGAACGACCCCGGCACGCTGATCCGCACCGACGTCGCGCTGCTGCAGACCACGCGGATCGCCGACGCGGCCCTGCAGTCCCTCAAGTCCTCGGAAAAACCGGAGGACTTCATGCAGGACTACGGGGGTGCCGGCCTGACCAACAACCTGCTGCAGATCAATGTGACGGGCGCCAGCGACGCGGAAGCGGTGGCCCGCGCCAAGGCCCTGGCCGATGCGTTCATCGCGGACCACGTGAGGCGGATACAGCAGGCCGCGGACGCCCAGGCCATGGCCCTGCTCGCCCAGCGTGACCGACTGCAGGACGAACTCGCCCAGGTCAACGCGTCGATCGGCGACGCTTCGCCGGACAGCGGACCGAAGGGGTCGGCGAACCTGGAGTCGCTCTTCGCCCGCCGGGCCGAGCTCACCTCGCGGATCACCGATTTCGGCCAGCGTGCCGCGGAGGCGCGCGTAGGCACGCCGCAGCTCATCGCCGGCACACAGATCGTGGACGCCCCGCGCGCGGTGGCGCATTCCCTGCCCAGGACCGCTGCCACCGACGCCGCGATCGGACTCGTCCTCGGGCTCGCCCTCGGGCTCGCGGTGGCCGCGGTCGGCACGGTGGTGGCGGACCGCCCCGTGCTGCGCCGGGAGATCGCGGCGAACCTCGGCGTCTCCGTCATCGCGGAGCTGCCGAGCCGGTCGGCCGGGCCGTGGCAGCGCCGACGGATCCGAGCCGCACGCGAACGGCTCACCGCGTCCCTGGCCCGCACCGTGCGCGGTTCCGCGGAACCGGTGTCGCTGCTGGAGCTGGGCTCTGCGCGCAGCACAAGCGTGATCGCCCTGGACCTCGCCGGAGCACTGGCGGCGGACGGGCCCGTCGTTGTCATCGACGCTCTGCCCGGCCAGGAGCTCGCCGGCCGCCGCCCGAAACCGGGGGACCCGACCGTGGTCAGCGGCGAACATGCCACGGCCGTCTCGCACGAGGAACTCCGGCTCGGTGTCGGCTCGGTGGCGCCCGGCACGGCGTGGACCGACCTCCAGTACCTCGGCACTCGGTCCGTGCTCGTCGTGCGCGCGGGGCACGGCAGCGCCGCCTGGCTGCACACCGTGGCACGACAGCTCGCCGATCAGCGCATCGCGGTGATCGGTGTGGTGCTGATCGACCCCGATCCGCGTGACCGGACCGACGGCACCCTGTGGGACGGGCTGCACACCGCGCTGCGCGGTGTGCACGAGCGGCCGGCCCGACACAACGGTGGGGGTACCTCCCATGCCGTTCAGGCAGTGGGGGACGGCCGACGGCAGACGGAGCGGCTGCCGATGTGGGCGGCACGGGTCCCGGACAACGACCAGGAAGCGCGGTAG
- a CDS encoding Wzz/FepE/Etk N-terminal domain-containing protein, translating into MSDDTIRLVTIGRIIRRRRRLLTLLVALGALVGYGTSLLIPPRYTTSASVLLPGAWEERELLTQTEIATSSVVVDRAAAALHWTGASGSELRDQVSAAAADGNIIKISGTADTPKRAQQLSDQVARQFVAFTAQIAGDNTTPETAAQPEALRQLVTQTSRRISELADATDPGRTVESVQTRTELAKLRTALQDAVNKLNQAADPAAGKANMVVMGSAARPTGEAPPTRVQLIAGGALLFFLLAVIGHLTAARMSRRPRTEGEIAAALGSALLGTVDVPGEQPAHRPQGRGARARIRRLLGADVRWDLPTPQTSGDEAGRQIRYRRVCARIRDRLPAPRRLLVVVPDGDEIAYLAAGQLAAEAGGDPLLRVVEVSVSQPMVADRDLESGALVVLSAGNWTAGELAGLADACADAGHEIVGIVLAGVVRARPTRSAGHPRHAATPALAVGNDATGGSR; encoded by the coding sequence TTGAGCGATGACACCATACGCCTGGTCACGATCGGGCGGATCATCCGTCGGCGCCGGCGGCTTCTCACCCTTCTCGTCGCGCTGGGTGCCCTCGTCGGCTACGGCACCTCTTTGCTGATTCCGCCGCGTTACACGACGTCGGCGTCGGTCCTGCTGCCGGGGGCATGGGAGGAACGCGAGCTGCTGACGCAGACGGAGATCGCGACCAGTTCGGTGGTGGTCGACCGCGCGGCCGCCGCCCTGCACTGGACCGGCGCCAGCGGGAGCGAGCTGCGGGATCAGGTGAGCGCCGCGGCCGCCGACGGGAACATCATCAAGATCTCGGGCACGGCCGACACCCCGAAGCGCGCACAGCAGCTCTCCGACCAGGTGGCCCGGCAGTTCGTCGCCTTCACCGCGCAGATCGCCGGCGACAACACCACCCCCGAGACGGCGGCCCAGCCCGAGGCACTGCGGCAGCTGGTGACGCAGACCAGCCGCCGCATCAGCGAGCTGGCCGACGCCACCGATCCGGGGCGGACCGTGGAGAGCGTGCAGACCCGCACCGAGCTCGCCAAGCTGCGGACCGCGCTGCAGGACGCCGTCAACAAGCTGAACCAGGCGGCCGACCCGGCTGCCGGCAAGGCCAACATGGTCGTCATGGGGTCGGCGGCCCGGCCGACCGGCGAGGCGCCGCCGACGAGGGTGCAGCTCATCGCCGGCGGGGCACTGCTGTTCTTCCTGCTCGCGGTCATCGGCCATCTCACCGCCGCACGGATGAGTCGCCGACCGCGCACCGAAGGGGAGATCGCGGCGGCGCTCGGCTCGGCGCTGCTGGGCACCGTCGACGTGCCCGGTGAACAGCCCGCGCACCGGCCGCAAGGCCGTGGCGCGCGAGCCCGGATCCGCCGGCTGCTGGGCGCCGACGTCCGGTGGGACCTACCCACCCCGCAGACCTCCGGCGACGAGGCCGGCAGACAGATCCGCTACCGGCGGGTGTGCGCCCGTATCCGGGACCGACTACCGGCTCCCCGGCGGCTGCTGGTCGTCGTACCGGACGGCGACGAGATCGCATACCTGGCCGCCGGGCAGCTCGCCGCCGAAGCCGGCGGCGATCCGCTGCTGCGGGTGGTGGAGGTTTCGGTGTCCCAGCCGATGGTGGCGGACCGCGACCTCGAGTCCGGCGCCCTGGTCGTGCTCAGTGCGGGCAACTGGACCGCAGGAGAGCTCGCCGGCCTCGCCGACGCGTGTGCGGACGCGGGGCACGAAATCGTCGGCATCGTCCTCGCCGGCGTGGTCCGGGCCCGCCCGACGCGGTCCGCCGGTCATCCACGGCATGCCGCCACGCCGGCGCTCGCGGTCGGCAACGACGCGACGGGAGGTTCAAGGTGA